Proteins from one Ricinus communis isolate WT05 ecotype wild-type chromosome 9, ASM1957865v1, whole genome shotgun sequence genomic window:
- the LOC8277577 gene encoding probable serine/threonine-protein kinase WNK11 gives MMPSAKPDPSDTESEHFVEVDPTGRYGRYSELLGTGAVKKVYRAFDQEEGIEVAWNQVRLRNFTNDPTIIDRLYAEVRLLRSLKNKNIISFYNVWHDEEHNTLNFITEVCTSGNLREYRKKHRHVSMKALKKWSKQILKGLNYLHTHEPCIIHRDLNCSNLLVNGNIGQVKIGDLGLAAIVGKSHSAHSILGTPEFMAPELYEEDYTEIVDIYSFGMCVLEMVTLEIPYSECDNVARIYKKVSSGIRPLALNKVKDPEVKAFIEKCLAQPRVRPSAADLLKDPFFDGIDDDENDDIVCS, from the exons ATG ATGCCTAGTGCCAAGCCTGATCCATCTGATACGGAGTCAGAACACTTTGTGGAAGTCGATCCCACAGGACGCTATGGCCGTTACAGCGAACTGCTAGGCACAGGTGCAGTGAAAAAGGTTTATCGGGCATTTGATCAAGAAGAAGGAATAGAAGTAGCATGGAATCAAGTGAGATTAAGAAACTTCACCAATGATCCTACCATAATTGATAGGCTTTATGCAGAGGTCCGGTTGTTAAGAAGCTTAAAGAACAAGAACATTATTTCTTTCTACAATGTGTGGCATGATGAAGAACATAATACCTTGAATTTCATTACTGAAGTTTGTACTTCTGGAAATCTGAGGGAGTACAGGAAGAAACATAGGCATGTTTCGATGAAGGCTCTAAAAAAATGGTCGAAACAGATCTTGAAAGGCTTGAATTATTTGCATACTCATGAGCCTTGTATCATTCATAGAGATCTCAATTGCAGCAACTTGCTTGTTAATGGAAACATCGGCCAG GTCAAGATTGGTGATCTTGGTTTGGCTGCAATAGTAGGGAAGAGTCATTCAGCACATTCAATTCTTGGAACACCAGAATTCATGGCACCAGAGTTGTATGAGGAGGATTATACAGAAATAGTGGACATTTATTCATTTGGTATGTGTGTGTTAGAGATGGTGACTTTGGAAATTCCCTATAGTGAGTGTGACAATGTTGCAAGAATATACAAAAAAGTTTCCTCAGGAATTAGGCCTCTTGCCTTGAACAAGGTTAAAGATCCTGAAGTTAAGGCATTCATCGAGAAATGCCTTGCTCAGCCAAGGGTCAGACCCTCTGCTGCAGATCTCCTCAAAGATCCATTCTTTGATGGAATTGATGATGACGAAAATGATGACATTGTTTGTTCATAA
- the LOC8277576 gene encoding probable inactive receptor kinase At5g53320, whose translation MWSRNFDLFSKAVAYITACFLITACLGGELSETEAFFSFIRAVDPENVLGISLNGKVTNPCSYDQKGVKCNLQETTITEIRLESLNLSGVIDADSLCKLQNLQVLSLSKNLICGNIPDSISTCRRLAYLDLSHNLLSGKVPLALTKLKHLRILDISNNNFTGSIPLSKLEFEHPDNYSLKETSTRLYKLRKLFSVVDSEATDGSNNNMVEESSQPPTSSEPKKEWYKQLIDLLPFIIGIAFIILFFLVVYSVTAKVTKVAKEKELLKSLARSPQNNPPPVPKEEVKPDEGRTELVFFVEEQETFKMDDLFEATADLQSHTLYSSLYKVMLKNNGVYAVKRLKKLQVSLEEFGQTMRQIGSLKHPNILPLVGYNSTNEEKLIIYKYQSNGSLLNLIEDHIEGKRSFPWTLRLSIASGIARGLEFIYQNSHNQDTIPHGNLKSSNILLNENEEPLISEYGFSRFLDSKKPSLYISNGYTAPEKTLSEQGDVFSFGIILLELLTGKTVEKSGIDLPKWVRSMVREEWTGEVFDKEVNNAAREYAFPLLNIALKCVSNSPEDRPTMAEIMEKIEEIANGHDDVSISSMASIESSPQDCCLLHTVIPETWDTPASNY comes from the exons ATGTGGAGCAGAAACTTTGATCTCTTCTCCAAGGCAGTGGCATACATTACAGCGTGTTTCCTGATCACAGCTTGTTTGGGAGGTGAATTATCTGAAACTGAGGCTTTCTTTAGTTTCATTAGAGCTGTTGACCCTGAAAATGTGCTAGGAATAAGCTTGAATGGAAAAGTGACGAATCCCTGCTCATATGATCAGAAAGGTGTCAAGTGTAATTTGCAGGAAACCACTATAACAGAAATCAGGCTTGAAAGTTTGAATCTTAGTGGGGTGATTGATGCAGACTCTCTTTGCAAGCTCCAAAATCTTCAGGTTCTTAGCTTATCAAAGAATCTTATATGCGGAAACATTCCTGATTCGATATCTACCTGCAGAAGGCTCGCCTATTTAGATCTAAGCCACAACCTTTTGAGTGGGAAAGTGCCTCTGGCTCTAACCAAGTTGAAACATCTCAGGATCCTGGACATTTCTAACAATAATTTTACAGGTTCCATCCCTCTTTCCAAATTGGAATTCGAGCATCCTGATAATTACTCCTTGAAAGAAACTTCAACTAGGTTATATAAACTTCGAAAACTGTTTAGTGTTGTGGATTCTGAGGCAACGGATGGCAGTAACAACAATATGGTCGAAGAGTCCTCGCAGCCTCCAACAAGCAGTGAGCCTAAGAAAGAGTGGTACAAGCAACTCATAGATTTGTTGCCATTTATAATTGGAATTGCATTtatcatcttgttctttttgGTAGTCTATTCTGTAACTGCGAAGGTCACAAAAGTGGCAAAAGAGAAGGAACTCCTGAAATCTTTAGCACGTTCTCCTCAGAATAATCCACCACCTGTGCCTAAAGAAGAAGTTAAGCCCGACGAAGGACGGACAGAGCTCGTATTCTTTGTTGAAGAGCAAGAAACTTTCAAAATGGATGATCTCTTTGAAGCCACAGCTGACTTACAGAGCCATACGCTTTACAGCAGCCTGTATAAGGTGATGCTTAAGAACAACGGTGTTTATGCTGTCAAAAGACTGAAGAAACTGCAGGTATCATTAGAAGAGTTTGGCCAAACAATGAGGCAAATAGGGAGCTTGAAGCATCCAAACATTCTACCTCTAGTTGGCTACAATTCTACAAATGAAGAAAAACTTATAATATACAAGTATCAAAGCAATGGAAGCCTGTTAAATTTGATAGAAg acCATATCGAAGGCAAGAGATCATTTCCATGGACACTTAGGTTGTCCATAGCAAGTGGGATTGCAAGAGGACTGGAATTCATATATCAGAATTCTCATAACCAAGACACCATTCCACACGGAAACCTGAAGTCTTCGAACATCCTCTTGAATGAAAATGAGGAACCTCTTATCAGCGAATACGGATTTTCGAGATTTCTAGACTCCAAAAAACCCTCTTTATACATTTCCAATGGCTACACAGCACCTGAAAAAACTCTATCAGAACAAGGAGATGTTTTTAGCTTTGGAATAATTCTACTTGAGCTACTGACAGGAAAAACAGTAGAGAAGAGTGGGATTGACCTTCCAAAATGGGTGAGATCTATGGTAAGGGAAGAATGGACAGGAGAAGTTTTCGACAAGGAAGTTAACAATGCAGCAAGAGAGTACGCATTTCCACTGCTGAATATCGCCCTCAAGTGTGTATCAAATTCACCTGAAGATAGACCAACAATGGCAGAAATCATGGAGAAGATAGAAGAAATAGCTAATGGACACGATGATGTTTCTATTTCATCCATGGCTTCAATAGAATCCAGTCCACAAGATTGCTGTTTACTTCACACTGTTATACCTGAAACCTGGGATACTCCAGCCTCAAATTACTAA